A stretch of the Salvelinus fontinalis isolate EN_2023a chromosome 22, ASM2944872v1, whole genome shotgun sequence genome encodes the following:
- the LOC129819962 gene encoding transcription termination factor 1, mitochondrial: MTLMPGVQGLLGLHRTLVPAFSRFVSSPAQLTSVGLPRGLCTVTATVSDSKPSVGPENESLLESLTFMGVDVKMVRQRQPGVLRKVITNEQGLAHFLHGKGASRKVVAGIISRYPRAITRSGEHLEQRWAMWRSVFKSDSEIVSILDRSPESFFRSSDNDNLEKNIVFLGSLGLNAKDLHRLLTTAPRTFSNSVELNRQMVEFLEDVCAELGGEDPGQFATVVISRNLYVLIRSTKRVKANIDFLKATFKMSDPELLALLQGAGAEILDLSNEYLKRNLKMLHEKLASLGCRKVDVKKLIVCYPTVLFIGSDTLSSKLDCLLKGGITMKQILEKPKVLEYSTQNITGRLEELLKLRYDFEKNGINILDSSRKRFDAKLERLALSSEE, translated from the coding sequence ATGACATTAATGCCAGGAGTCCAGGGTCTGCTAGGCCTTCACAGAACCCTTGTACCAGCTTTTAGCCGCTTTGTCTCATCTCCCGCCCAGCTGACATCTGTCGGACTTCCCAGGGGGCTTTGCACCGTCACTGCAACTGTCAGCGACTCAAAGCCTTCAGTGGGGCCTGAGAATGAGTCCTTGCTGGAGAGCTTGACCTTCATGGGGGTGGACGTGAAGATGGTGCGCCAGCGCCAACCGGGAGTGCTTCGCAAGGTCATCACCAATGAGCAAGGTCTGGCTCACTTTCTCCATGGCAAAGGCGCCAGCCGCAAAGTGGTGGCCGGCATCATCTCCCGGTACCCACGAGCCATCACTCGCTCGGGCGAGCACTTGGAGCAACGCTGGGCGATGTGGCGGAGTGTCTTCAAGAGCGACAGCGAAATCGTCAGCATTCTGGACCGCTCGCCCGAGTCCTTCTTCCGTTCGAGCGACAACGACAACCTGGAGAAGAACATCGTGTTCCTGGGCTCGCTGGGCCTCAATGCCAAGGACCTCCACCGCCTGCTGACCACGGCGCCACGGACCTTCTCCAACAGTGTCGAGCTCAACCGTCAGATGGTGGAGTTCCTGGAAGACGTGTGCGCCGAGTTGGGTGGAGAGGACCCTGGGCAGTTCGCCACGGTAGTGATTTCCCGAAACCTCTATGTCCTCATCCGCAGCACCAAGAGGGTGAAGGCAAACATTGACTTCCTCAAGGCGACTTTCAAGATGAGTGATCCGGAGCTGCTGGCTCTGCTGCAGGGTGCTGGGGCAGAAATCTTGGACCTCTCTAACGAGTACCTGAAGAGAAACCTCAAGATGCTTCATGAGAAGCTGGCGTCTCTCGGCTGTCGGAAAGTCGACGTCAAGAAACTGATCGTCTGCTACCCCACTGTGCTGTTCATCGGGTCGGATACGCTGAGTTCAAAACTGGACTGTCTATTAAAGGGAGGGATCACTATGAAGCAGATACTGGAGAAACCTAAGGTCCTGGAGTACAGCACGCAGAACATCACAGGGCGACTGGAGGAGCTGCTTAAACTCCGGTATGACTTTGAAAAGAACGGCATCAACATTCTGGACTCTAGCCGAAAACGGTTCGACGCCAAGTTGGAAAGACTGGCTCTCTCGTCAGAGGAATGA